AGACATTTTTATCAGAAGACTCTTATAGCTAAAAgcctaattttattttgtaatttatgttttattaaactttaaagtttctttttatttttaagttgcAATGTATTCTCTCATGTGATGTTGAAtgttttgaaaagagaaaaataaaatagaagttaagatatcttaaaattaatttttgtaatctttgtaattttcttcatcaaaaaTAGCATTTAAAAAATTCTTACCAAAAAGTTGTTTGATccaacttttataataatcagaCATGGAAACCCTTGAAAAAATTACATCAAATAGTGCTTAAGAAAAAGTATACCTTTAGTcgaataaatttgattttgaaatttgtatatttaaactGATGAATTAatcttctaatttttaaaatataccattttattttttttccaaaacttcaattaatattataaaagtctTTTTTTATTACAGTTGAGGATAATGTTGGAGAAAACTACATTcacacattttttaatattagaaaactaattcatcaattttaaaatacagtACAAAGATCAAGTTTACCGAAAAATACGAAATACGTTTTTTCCTTGCCAATAATATATAACTACTACTAACTTTCTCCTCCACTGCTAATAGTTTTTATTTCCCATTCTAGTTAAACAATGCCCGTATCAGTTACTACACCCCTCTTTTGGTATACACTTTCCAGATGGGTGGTTTTTCTTGGGTTTAAATCGAACAACTATTTTCGATTCCTTCAAAATTCAATTGTATAGTCCTTTCTCGAATTAGCTGCATTTTCCACGTTATCTCCCAACCCTATCAATTGATCAATGTATATGCAGAATTAACCATCGAAAATAATTGAATGCCCCTTTTTTATAATATCAgcataaaaaatttgttatgtaggataatctaaacaaaatatattttcataaaacgACTTTCTCATACACTTTTTacatataatcaaatataacaACTAACAATAAAGGATCGCTACAATAACTACTAAAACTATCCCAATCCAACCCAAACTGAATTGGTAGATGTGTTTCAACTTCATTTGTTCAAAATTAGACTATGTTTGGAAGGGTGGACACTGCTTGAACCAAGGAGCTCATTGCAGAGCAGTGAAAAGAGCTACGCTTTTTACGCACCATAATGTTCCCAACTCACTGCGGTTACGGTGTACAATAGAAAATAAGTTGCTTCATCTTGCTTCGAAGTTCTTACCTGTCATCTACCCAATGTCAATATTACTTCACTTGCAATTTAAGAAAATCCATCATAATTCCTAGAGAATCATTATTccattttacaaaattaaaacaatggCCGATCTTGTTGCGGGGTTTCAACTTAGAAGGTTTTAGACCAACACCCCAATAGTACGGCACTATAAAAATGGGAAAACCATAGATTGCGTAATCCTTTCCAACAAATTTAATTACAGGTAGTATGACTCAAAATGTTGGTAACATAAATTGATGATTCAAAACTATATTGGCAGACACAGAAACAATACCTCCTCATCTAAGCATTCATTAGGTTATTGTTATACCTCCACATGAAGCACCAAGAAATTGGAACATCAAGCTGTTTCGTGTTCAGTTGCTTTATCACCCTCAGTTTCAGTCGTTCTCTCTGCCAACTCTGCCTCAGGAGCGGTACCATCAGAGCTCTCTTTATTGAGAGCTTGAATATCACCCTCTGATTTAGATTCTGAATCCGTTTCCTTGTTTCCAAACAACTTGGATGGAAGTAAGGAAGCTACTGCAGCCCTGGCACTTCTTTTTGCAGCTTCGGCTGCTTCGGCTTCCTTAGCCTTAGCTTCAGCTTTCAgcctttctttctcttccatCAGCTTGGTCAACTCCTCTTCTCTCCCTTCTTTTCTCAACTCCACCTTAACAAACTCTTGGAACTCCTCATCAAAATCAACCCCATTGTCATCCAGTAACGTATCAACAATCTGAAGCATTTCATCCAACCTGCCCGCGTCACTCAGCACCTTCAACATTAACTGATAGCCAGCAACATCCATCTTGAGCTTCTTCACCATTAACTCAAAGAAACCCTTGGCTTCATCAATCTTCCCCACCTTAACCAACCCATCAACCAACCTATTGTATACAGACAGATTAGGCCTCAACCCCGAGTCCACCATTTTCCTAAAGTATCCGGCCGCATCATCTGCCCTATTCTCTCTGAAACAAGCATCCATCAACAACCCATAAGTAAACTCATCAGGACTCACTCCCTTCCCCTCCATTTCCCCATAAATCTCCTCAGCCTCCACAACCCTCCCATCATCACACAACCTCTCAATCAAGTTATTAAACGACAAAGTATCCGGGCTACACCTATACTCCCCCATCTTCCTAAAAACCTCTATCGCCTCCTTGAACCTCCCTTCACCACAATACCCATCTACAATCACATTAAAGCTGCCCAAATTAACACTCAACTTTTTGGGAGGCTCGTGCTCCTTCATCATCCTATCAAAAAGCCTCAACGCCTCATCAAACCTCCCATTCTTAGAGAGTGCATCAAGCACTGAATTATACCCAACAgcactcatcttcttccccaAAGCCTCCTCATAACAATCAATTGC
This Vigna angularis cultivar LongXiaoDou No.4 chromosome 4, ASM1680809v1, whole genome shotgun sequence DNA region includes the following protein-coding sequences:
- the LOC108332079 gene encoding pentatricopeptide repeat-containing protein At3g49240, mitochondrial, which gives rise to MALSKASFLTHLRAVANPRRRPPLCVSIRLLSFSSPEEAAAERRRRKRQLRMEPPLSALNRTQTAPKPQQQTPYYLNPNNPKLPEHVSALTGNRLNLHNRILALVRENDLDEAALYTRHSIYSNCRPTIFTINAVLTALLRQSRYADLLSLHRFITQAGVVPNIITHNLIFQTYLDCRKPDTALEHYKQFLNDAPMNPSPTTYRVLIKGLVDNNKLERAMEIKSEMDSRGFAPDTLVYHYLMLGHARVSDGDGILGLYEELRGRLGGVVDDGVVFGCLMKGYFIKGMEKEAIDCYEEALGKKMSAVGYNSVLDALSKNGRFDEALRLFDRMMKEHEPPKKLSVNLGSFNVIVDGYCGEGRFKEAIEVFRKMGEYRCSPDTLSFNNLIERLCDDGRVVEAEEIYGEMEGKGVSPDEFTYGLLMDACFRENRADDAAGYFRKMVDSGLRPNLSVYNRLVDGLVKVGKIDEAKGFFELMVKKLKMDVAGYQLMLKVLSDAGRLDEMLQIVDTLLDDNGVDFDEEFQEFVKVELRKEGREEELTKLMEEKERLKAEAKAKEAEAAEAAKRSARAAVASLLPSKLFGNKETDSESKSEGDIQALNKESSDGTAPEAELAERTTETEGDKATEHETA